One Prosthecochloris marina DNA segment encodes these proteins:
- the nifD gene encoding nitrogenase molybdenum-iron protein alpha chain, whose amino-acid sequence MESRILPDPSAVKEELIKKYPPKVAKKRGKAIVVNDPAEIPQVQANIRTIPGIITQRGCSYAGCKGVVLGPTRDIVNLVHGPIGCSFYAWLTRRNQTRPDGPEGENYMTYCFSTDMQEEHVVFGGEKKLKKAIQEAYDLFHPKAIGIFSTCPVGLIGDDIHAVAKEMREKLGDCNIFGFSCEGYKGVSQSAGHHIANNQVFKHVVGLDDTDKGGSFKINMLGEYNIGGDAFEIERLLDKCGITLVASFSGNSTIGQFENSHTADLNVIMCHRSINYMAEMMETKYGIPWMKVNFIGAEATAKSLRRIARYFEDDALMARVEEVIAEEMPAVSSVIEEIHPKTKGKLAMLFVGGSRAHHYQELFMELGMETLSAGYEFGHRDDYEGRRVIPNIKVDADSKNIEELKISADPEKYKPRKTEEELEKLKEAGLDIRDYDGMMPDMKKGSLVIDDISHYETEKLIELYKPDIFCAGIKEKYVVQKMGVPLKQLHSYDYGGPYAGFTGAINFYRDIDRMVNSRVWKLIQAPWEETSIELEADYVTQ is encoded by the coding sequence ATGGAGTCAAGAATATTACCGGATCCTTCCGCAGTAAAGGAGGAACTGATAAAGAAGTATCCGCCGAAAGTCGCCAAGAAAAGAGGGAAAGCGATCGTCGTCAACGATCCCGCTGAAATCCCACAGGTACAGGCTAACATCCGTACCATACCCGGCATAATCACGCAAAGAGGTTGTTCCTACGCCGGCTGTAAAGGTGTTGTTTTAGGACCGACAAGGGATATCGTCAATCTGGTTCATGGTCCGATAGGCTGCAGCTTTTACGCATGGTTGACCAGGAGAAACCAAACCCGACCGGACGGCCCTGAAGGAGAAAACTACATGACCTATTGCTTCTCTACCGACATGCAGGAAGAACATGTGGTTTTCGGGGGCGAGAAAAAACTCAAAAAGGCGATCCAGGAAGCATATGATCTCTTTCACCCGAAAGCTATCGGCATTTTCTCAACCTGCCCGGTAGGCCTCATAGGTGATGACATTCATGCGGTTGCCAAGGAGATGCGGGAGAAACTCGGCGACTGCAACATTTTCGGATTCAGTTGCGAAGGCTACAAGGGCGTCAGCCAGTCGGCCGGACACCATATCGCCAACAACCAGGTCTTCAAACATGTTGTCGGCCTGGACGACACGGACAAGGGCGGCAGTTTCAAGATCAACATGCTCGGCGAATACAACATCGGCGGTGATGCATTTGAAATCGAGCGACTGCTCGACAAGTGCGGAATCACTCTGGTTGCAAGTTTCAGCGGTAACTCGACCATTGGCCAGTTCGAGAACTCACACACGGCCGACCTGAATGTCATCATGTGCCATCGCTCGATCAACTACATGGCTGAAATGATGGAAACGAAGTACGGTATTCCCTGGATGAAAGTGAACTTCATCGGAGCGGAAGCGACTGCAAAATCATTACGCCGGATTGCCCGATACTTCGAAGACGATGCGTTGATGGCAAGGGTCGAAGAGGTAATTGCCGAAGAGATGCCTGCAGTTTCATCGGTTATCGAGGAAATACATCCAAAAACCAAGGGCAAGCTCGCCATGCTGTTCGTGGGTGGATCGAGAGCGCACCATTACCAGGAACTGTTCATGGAACTTGGAATGGAAACCCTATCGGCAGGATACGAATTCGGGCATCGTGACGACTATGAAGGGCGACGGGTCATTCCGAACATCAAAGTCGATGCCGACAGCAAAAATATCGAAGAACTGAAGATCAGTGCCGACCCGGAAAAGTACAAACCCAGAAAAACCGAAGAGGAGCTTGAAAAGCTTAAAGAAGCCGGCCTCGACATCAGGGATTATGACGGCATGATGCCGGATATGAAGAAAGGATCTCTGGTCATCGACGATATCAGCCACTACGAAACCGAAAAACTGATCGAGCTCTACAAACCAGACATTTTCTGTGCCGGCATCAAGGAGAAATATGTGGTTCAAAAAATGGGTGTCCCCCTGAAACAGCTACACAGCTATGATTATGGAGGGCCTTACGCTGGCTTTACCGGTGCCATCAACTTCTACAGGGACATCGACCGGATGGTCAACAGCCGTGTATGGAAACTGATCCAGGCACCTTGGGAGGAAACATCGATCGAGCTGGAAGCAGACTACGTGACACAGTAA